GAATACAAAAAAGGAAACAGCACAAGCTGCAAGTCAGACTAGCTGCACGGGCGATTGCACAAAATGTGAAAAAACTGCCGAAACAAAATCAGTTTTAAGCACGGCCGAAGCTGGAGTATATTATTTTCATGGCGACAGAAAATGTAAAACCTGTAAGGCTGTTGGAGCAAAAGCTAAAGAAGTAGCAGAAAGTCTGAATGTTAAATTCTTCGATATTAACTTCGATCAGGAAAAAAACAAAGCTTTGGCAAAACAATTTCAGGCTAGCAGCTCTGGCTTATTTATCAAAAGTGCTAAATCCGATAAAATAGACGATTTAACAACTTTTGCATTCAGAAATGCACTTAACGACACTCCTGCTTATATAGAAAAATTGCATACGGTAATTAAAGCAGAACTACAATAAACAAAAAATGGAATATTTAGATCAGCTACTATCACAAAGTAATTTCCCAATATTCTCGGCATTTTTACTTGGTATAATGACTGCAATTAGTCCTTGCCCTTTGGCAACTAATATTACTGCTACGGCTTATATTAGTAAAAATTT
This genomic interval from uncultured Marinifilum sp. contains the following:
- a CDS encoding nitrophenyl compound nitroreductase subunit ArsF family protein; translated protein: MKHIITLSIVILGLSFGACQSNTKKETAQAASQTSCTGDCTKCEKTAETKSVLSTAEAGVYYFHGDRKCKTCKAVGAKAKEVAESLNVKFFDINFDQEKNKALAKQFQASSSGLFIKSAKSDKIDDLTTFAFRNALNDTPAYIEKLHTVIKAELQ